The Salvelinus namaycush isolate Seneca chromosome 1, SaNama_1.0, whole genome shotgun sequence genome has a window encoding:
- the LOC120048685 gene encoding zinc finger protein 271-like, whose product MSKLQLLNVFITERLTTAAVEIFGSSEKTLAEYQVRLTTAAFEIFVVVEKTIAEVQGENDRLRGLLLDHFGADPQQLTLPEEEVSPKQQQQQHCEQEWSPSPGQEDPEPTQITEEQEELRTSQEEEQLQRLRSAPTEVVQLIFIPPCVESDCDQDSKTDSLPSNTTEQTQSALDDEDYRASQLTSHFHPLSTVNPHCSSALSEIIVSIDEDESEELPSRSKRTRENKKQSSQVCTKTKTTSELKAPLKSHTSRRPYKCHFCHKSFISLISLKLHHKGAKERRQQFIVCSKSFQSTASLKYHQVFHTGEKSLKCQKGGRSVGCKYFFKKHMRTAHPGAKTYSCPVCSRGFRKPCSLKEHQMLHGEKPNPSSVCSTAFNTLPNYKVHPSTHTGEKSFPCPVCIKSFPSASLLKIHQIYHTGEKSHKCKECDKCFYRKGHLVRHMMTHTGEKFYKCSVCEKCFISFSALKKHCEIEEEPCHHEVCGKSVMWQGSLTEHLNTHTGEKSSQRLVSEKDLASSSVLKRHQLEHCGGKPEENQSEKESYLCSDCGKSFRTISYLRVHMKTHRERELHTCPVCGKCFTSSAYFKLHQRIHTSEKQHQCNVCSKSFTLSGHLTEHTRTHTGEKSFKCPVCGKSFTSASVLKRHQQNHCGKTAKKKQSEETSYLCSDCGKSFRTMSYLRVHMKTHRERELHKCPVCGKGFRWASSLKIHQRIHTGEKPFLCTVCSKSFTWKGTLIEHMKNHTGEKSHQCHVCSKRFVYSRSLSRHMMSHTGEKPFKCPVCGICCTTSSLLKCHQRIHTGVKPYLCNICSKQFTWKGGLTQHMKSHTGERPYKCTVCEKGFITSGDLTRHTRVHTGEKPFRCNDCNKCFSQISSLKSHMKNIH is encoded by the exons ATGTCCAAACTACAGCTGTTGAATGTGTTTATCACCGAGCGTTTAACAACAGCAGCAGTGGAGATATTTGGTTCGTCGGAAAAGACGTTAGCAGAATACCAGGTGCGGCTAACAACAGCGGCATTTGAGATATTTGTTGTGGTGGAAAAGACGATCGCAGAGGTTCAGGGAGAGAACGACCGTCTACGAGGGCTTCTTCTAGATCATTTCGGTGCAG atcccCAACAGCTAActctccctgaagaggaggttTCCCctaagcagcagcagcagcagcattgtgagcaggagtggagccCCAGTCCGGGGCAGGAGGACCCAGAGCCCACACAGATtacagaggaacaggaggaactcaggaccagtcaggaggaagagcagcttcaaAGACTTAGGTCTGCTCCCACCGAGGTTGTACAGTTGATATTTATTCCTCCCTGTGTGGAAAGTGACTGTGACCAGGACAGCAAGACAGACTCTCTACCCAGCAACACAACTGAACAGACCCAATCAGCATTGGATGACGAGGATTACAGAGCATCACAACTAACCAGTCACTTTCATCCCCTCTCTACAGTAAATCCACACTGTTCTTCAGCTCTGAGTGAAATCATTGTCAGTATTGATGAAGACGAGAGTGAAGAACTACCGTCAAGGTCAAAGAGAACACGGGAAAATAAAAAACAAAGCTCTCAAGTCTGCACTAAGACCAAGACAACCAGTGAGCTGAAAGCACCTTTAAAGTCTCACACAAGCAGGAGACCATACAAGTGTCATTTCTGTCATAAAAGCTTTATCTCATTAATCAGTCTTAAACTACACCATAAAGGTGCGAAGGAGAGACGACAGCAATTTATTGTGTGCAGTAAATCCTTTCAGAGCACAGCTTCTTTAAAATATCATCAGGTatttcacacaggggagaaatcgcTTAAGTGCCAAAAAGGTGGCAGATCAGTCGGATGCAAGTACTTCTTCAAGAAGCATATGAGGACTGCTCACCCAGGTGCAAAGACATACAGCTGTCCTGTGTGCAGTAGAGGCTTTAGGAAACCATGCAGTCTAAAGGAACACCAGATGCTTCATGGTGAGAAACCCAATCCGTCTTCTGTGTGCAGTACAGCCTTTAACACCTTACCCAATTATAAAGTACATCCGAgcactcacacaggagagaaatcattTCCGTGTCCCGTGTGCATTAAAAGCTTCCCTAGTGCAAGTCTTTTAAAAATACACCAGATAtatcacacaggggagaaatcacATAAGTGCAAAGAATGTGACAAATGCTTCTACCGCAAGGGACATCTGGTCAGGCATATGATgactcacacaggggagaaatttTATAAATGCTCTGTATGTGAAAAATGCTTTATATCATTCTCTGCTCTAAAAAAACACTGTGAAATCGAAGAGGAACCTTGTCATCATGAAGTTTGTGGCAAAAGCGTCATGTGGCAGGGAAGCTTGACGGAACACTTGAATacgcacacaggggagaaatcatCTCAGCGCCTTGTTTCTGAAAAAGACCTCGCATCATCAAGTGTTCTAAAACGCCACCAGCTGGAACACTGTGGAGGGAAACCAGAAGAGAATCAATCAGAGAAAGAGTCGTATCTCTGCAGCGACTGTGGCAAAAGCTTCCGAACCATCAGTTACCTGAGAGTGCATATGAAaacgcacagagagagagagctgcataCATGTCCTGTGTGTGGAAAGTGCTTCACGTCATCTGCTTATTTCAAACTCCATCAGCGAATCCACACCAGCGAGAAACAACATCAGTGCAACGTTTGCAGCAAAAGCTTCACTCTGAGTGGACACCTGACGGAACACACGAGgactcacacaggggagaaatcatTTAAGTGTCCGGTatgtgggaaaagttttacaTCCGCAAGTGTTCTAAAACGTCACCAGCAGAATCACTGTGGAAAGACCGCGAAAAAAAAGCAATCTGAGGAAACATCGTATCTTTGCAGCGACTGTGGTAAAAGCTTCAGAACTATGAGTTACCTGAGGGTGCATATGAagactcacagagagagagagctgcataaATGTCCTGTGTGTGGAAAAGGCTTCAGGTGGGCCTCTTCGCTAAAAATCCATcagagaattcacacaggagagaaaccttttctGTGCACGGTTTGTAGCAAAAGCTTCACTTGGAAGGGAACCCTAATAGAACACATGAAGaatcacacaggggagaaatcacATCAGTGTCACGTCTGCAGCAAACGGTTTGTTTATAGCAGAAGCCTGTCTCGTCATATGATGtctcacacaggggagaaaccttttAAGTGTCCTGTATGTGGAATATGCTGTACAACATCAAGTCTTCTGAAATGTCACCAGCGAATTCACACCGGAGTGAAACCATATCTGTGTAATATTTGTAGCAAACAATTCACTTGGAAGGGAGGTCTGACACAACATATGAAAAGTCACACAGGGGAGAGACCATATAAGTGCACTGTGTGTGAAAAGGGCTTTATAACTTCGGGTGATCTGACACGCCACACGCGagttcacactggagagaaaccatttCGCTGCAATGATTGTAACAAATGCTTTAGTCAGATCAGTTCCCTTAAATCACACATGAAGAATattcactag